From the Desulfosarcina sp. BuS5 genome, one window contains:
- a CDS encoding HD domain-containing protein produces MDNNKLLKLFIEAGKLKRIKRTGWAMKNIPCPESVADHSFRTSFIALILGTMLELNVEKLLKMSLLHDLPEIITGDITPHCGIPVTEKYEKEKIAIKKFNDIFPDNNSSIVDLWEEYESRNSPEARLLKNIDKLEMAIQAFEYQKQYPEIDLEEFINNAKMNINNPTILSIFKALTRQITGQRFSSPGFDCCQ; encoded by the coding sequence ATGGATAATAATAAACTTTTAAAATTATTTATTGAAGCCGGCAAATTAAAACGGATTAAAAGAACCGGATGGGCAATGAAAAATATTCCATGTCCGGAATCTGTTGCGGATCATTCTTTTCGCACATCTTTTATTGCTTTAATTTTAGGAACAATGCTTGAACTCAATGTAGAGAAATTATTAAAAATGAGTTTATTGCACGATTTACCAGAAATAATAACCGGAGACATAACACCTCATTGCGGTATTCCTGTTACTGAAAAGTACGAAAAAGAAAAAATCGCAATAAAAAAATTTAACGATATTTTTCCTGATAACAACTCAAGTATAGTCGATCTTTGGGAAGAATATGAAAGCAGAAATAGTCCAGAGGCCAGGTTGTTAAAAAATATTGATAAACTGGAAATGGCTATACAGGCTTTTGAATACCAAAAACAATATCCGGAAATTGATTTGGAGGAATTTATTAATAACGCAAAAATGAATATAAATAATCCTACCATACTTTCAATTTTTAAAGCGTTAACCCGGCAAATAACAGGGCAGCGATTTTCAAGCCCTGGTTTTGACTGCTGCCAATAG
- a CDS encoding ABC-F family ATP-binding cassette domain-containing protein, translating into MSKSYGAQPLFTDISLKVLENERLGLIGPNGAGKSTLLKILANMEPADSGEISRKRNTNMIYLPQEDVLDSDKTIEETLFHAIPKELEAWQVSKRRQKIISLIEIDNTNQKVKTLSGGLRKRLAIGQALFQKPDLLLMDEPTNHLDLEGILWLEKILKDAAFAFVLVSHDRFFLENTTNRIVELNRRYPGGFIKVEGNYNEFAEKREKYIQEQAKQETVLSNKVHREIEWLRRGPKARTSKARYRIDKAYRLEENLETIKGRNAHNRSVDIAFESTHRKTKKLLDAKKLRKSLGGKLLFDNLSLQLTPGRGIGVMGRNGTGKSSLIHILNGKLAPEAGSVKTADGLKIVTFDQKRELKDGSRTLRQVLSPEGDTVIYQGRPFHVTVWAKRFLFKTEQLDMPVAGLSGGEKARVFIANLMLQPADILLLDEPTNDLDIPTLEVLEDSLEEFPGAIVLITHDRFLMERICDLLLYLDGNGSAEYFADYDQWLQYRKIRLSAKPNAGETSKSPPDNKPHKLAYEERKELNRIERQIEKAEVIADNLKQQLHDPDIMCDADRLAKIYTEHQKAQKKFEHLYQRWEELESRSNGMES; encoded by the coding sequence ATGAGCAAATCCTATGGGGCACAGCCCTTGTTTACCGATATTTCTCTAAAGGTTTTAGAGAATGAGCGCCTGGGATTGATAGGTCCCAATGGCGCCGGGAAATCCACGTTATTGAAAATACTTGCGAATATGGAGCCTGCCGATTCAGGAGAGATTTCGCGAAAAAGAAACACAAACATGATTTACCTCCCGCAGGAGGACGTTCTAGACTCGGATAAAACCATAGAGGAAACCCTGTTCCACGCCATTCCCAAAGAGCTTGAGGCATGGCAAGTCAGTAAGCGACGCCAGAAAATCATTAGCCTCATTGAAATTGATAACACTAATCAAAAGGTAAAAACACTCTCCGGCGGTTTGCGCAAAAGGCTGGCCATTGGTCAAGCCCTTTTTCAAAAACCGGATTTACTCCTCATGGATGAGCCTACCAATCATCTGGATCTGGAGGGTATTTTGTGGTTGGAGAAAATTTTAAAAGATGCCGCCTTTGCTTTTGTACTGGTGAGCCACGATCGGTTCTTTCTGGAAAATACGACAAACCGTATTGTTGAACTGAATCGGCGGTATCCTGGGGGATTCATCAAAGTGGAGGGAAATTACAACGAATTTGCTGAAAAACGGGAGAAGTATATCCAGGAACAGGCAAAACAGGAAACCGTCCTTTCCAACAAAGTCCACCGTGAGATAGAATGGCTCCGTCGCGGTCCCAAGGCGAGAACATCAAAGGCGCGATATCGAATCGACAAGGCTTACCGGCTGGAGGAAAATCTTGAGACGATTAAGGGGCGTAACGCCCATAACAGGAGCGTTGATATCGCCTTTGAGAGCACCCACCGAAAAACTAAGAAACTATTGGATGCAAAAAAACTGAGAAAAAGCCTGGGTGGAAAACTCCTTTTTGACAATTTAAGCTTGCAACTCACACCAGGCAGGGGCATCGGGGTAATGGGACGTAATGGAACGGGGAAAAGTAGTCTCATTCATATTCTTAATGGTAAGCTGGCTCCCGAAGCCGGTTCTGTTAAAACGGCGGATGGTTTAAAGATCGTGACTTTTGATCAAAAAAGGGAGCTAAAGGACGGGAGCCGGACCTTGCGGCAAGTCCTGTCCCCGGAAGGAGACACGGTCATATATCAGGGGCGTCCTTTTCACGTGACCGTTTGGGCAAAGCGATTCCTCTTTAAAACAGAGCAATTGGACATGCCGGTTGCCGGGCTCTCCGGTGGAGAAAAGGCCCGGGTTTTTATAGCGAACTTGATGTTGCAACCGGCGGATATTCTCCTGTTAGACGAGCCCACCAACGATTTGGATATCCCCACGCTTGAGGTACTCGAAGATAGTCTGGAGGAATTCCCCGGCGCCATAGTCCTCATTACGCATGATCGGTTCCTCATGGAGCGTATTTGTGATCTTTTGCTTTACTTGGACGGGAATGGCAGTGCGGAATATTTTGCGGATTATGACCAATGGCTTCAATACAGGAAGATCAGGCTGTCCGCCAAACCTAACGCCGGGGAAACATCAAAAAGCCCCCCTGATAATAAGCCCCATAAGCTGGCCTACGAAGAGCGTAAGGAGCTAAACCGGATTGAAAGACAGATAGAAAAGGCAGAAGTAATTGCGGATAACTTAAAACAGCAGCTTCATGATCCTGACATCATGTGTGATGCCGATCGATTGGCGAAAATATATACCGAACATCAAAAAGCACAAAAGAAATTTGAGCATCTATATCAACGTTGGGAAGAATTAGAGTCAAGGAGTAACGGTATGGAATCTTAG
- a CDS encoding type II toxin-antitoxin system RelE/ParE family toxin translates to MPKIHLLALKKKVILRGVFVHKFKIKTIQYLLSYRYIGDDLELIMIGPYENYYRDLKELPKSKIKGRTRQIQPTQKAARLIANGSRRLRLLESFAINAVS, encoded by the coding sequence TTGCCGAAAATCCATCTATTGGCGTTGAAAAAAAAGGTGATACTCCGTGGAGTATTTGTTCATAAGTTCAAGATAAAAACCATCCAGTATTTGCTCTCTTATCGTTATATAGGGGATGATCTCGAATTAATAATGATTGGACCTTATGAAAATTACTATCGGGACTTAAAAGAATTACCTAAAAGCAAGATAAAAGGGCGAACAAGGCAAATTCAGCCGACGCAAAAAGCCGCGCGGCTGATTGCAAATGGTTCCAGGCGGCTACGCCTCCTGGAATCATTTGCAATCAATGCTGTAAGTTGA
- a CDS encoding type II toxin-antitoxin system RelE/ParE family toxin — MKIIQSRSFERKVRKFIEQEKKLLNKQVIKIAENPSIGVEKKGDTPWSICS, encoded by the coding sequence ATGAAAATTATTCAGTCCCGATCATTTGAACGAAAAGTTAGAAAATTTATCGAGCAAGAAAAAAAATTGCTGAACAAACAAGTGATAAAGATTGCCGAAAATCCATCTATTGGCGTTGAAAAAAAAGGTGATACTCCGTGGAGTATTTGTTCATAA